The Vicia villosa cultivar HV-30 ecotype Madison, WI linkage group LG1, Vvil1.0, whole genome shotgun sequence genome includes a region encoding these proteins:
- the LOC131598415 gene encoding uncharacterized protein LOC131598415, giving the protein MANSVTVNKKTTKHTFSCSFYREDITPLVRLSTRVTGQNLDEFRKTYGHILLMLTTRIDEWGLYTLLQFYDSELRCFTFQDYQLAPTLEEYAHILQIKVQHKDNWKPNGGTHGFYVKFLMREAETLADKEKWKEFNALLAVMIYGLVMFPNIPNFVDLTAIGLFMDQNPVPTLLADTYYAIHSGYGKKGSVGGCLPILYEWFSSHLPKSGAFVTTRDSQKWPQRIMGLTANDIVWYHLRTDIEQVITRCGSFGNVPLIGTKGVINYNPKLALRQLGFVLKDKPLDKEIFESVCFEKGTDPEGLEKVRSAWNKIHTEDRTTLGGKNAIAKKAYTEWVEERVKERLLPFPKVSPLYEQPPEILTATVPAEEYNQVHVENIRLREKGEDAKIKFSLSAIAPPPTHRYYTRANHSLQMDQLKDDLIQMRTQVTAQMA; this is encoded by the exons ATGGCTAACAGTGTGACCGTCAACAAAAAGACTACGAAGCATACCTTCTCTTGCAGTTTCTACCGTGAGGATATAACACCTTTGGTTCGATTGAGCACCCGAGTTACTGGGCAAAATTTGGATGAATTCAGAAAGACTTATGGCCACATTCTGCTTATGTTAACTACTCGTATTGATGAGTGGGGTCTCTACACTCTTCTTCAGTTTTATGATTCTGAGCTGCGCTGCTTCACCTTTCAAGATTACCAATTAGCCCCTACCCTCGAGGAGTATGCACATATTCTTCAAATCAAAGTTCAACATAAG gataactggaagcctaatggtgggaCCCATGGATTCTATGTGAAATTTCTGATGAGGGAAGCTGAAACCCTTGCTGATAAGGAAAAgtggaaagaattcaatgctctccTGGCCGTCATGATCTATGGATTAGTGATGTTCCCGAATATTCCAAATTTTGTTGATCTCACTGCCATTGGTCTCTTCATGGATCAAAATCCTGTACCCACTCTGTTGGCCGACACTTATTATGCCATCCATTCTGGGTATGGAAAAAAAGGATCAGTTGGGGGTTGTTTGCCAATACTGTACGAATGGTTTTCTTCACATTTGCCTAAAAGCGGAGCATTTGTCACTACAAGAGACTCACAGAAGTGGCCCCAAAGGATTATGGGACTTACTGCAAATGATATTGTTTGGTATCACCTCCGAACAGACATCGAGCAAGTTATAACCAGATGTGGCAGTTTTGGCAATGTTCCTCTCATAGGGACAAAAGGAGTTATCAACTATAATCCGAAGCTAGCACTGCGCCAGTTGGGTTTTGTACTGAAGGACAAGCCTTTGGATAAAGAGATATTTGAGTCcgtttgttttgaaaaaggaaCCGATCCAGAAGGTTTGGAGAAAGTAAGGAGTGCGTGGAACAAAATTCATACAGAAGACCGAACTACCTTGGGGGGAAAGAACGCTATTGCTAAGAAAGCTTATACTGAATGGGTTGAAGAGAGAGTTAAGGAGCgtctgttgcctttcccgaaggttagccCTCTCTATGAACAACCACCTGAGATTTTAACTGCCACTGTACCAGCTGAGGAGTACAACCAAGTACATGTGGAGAATATCAGGTTGCGAGAAAAAGGGGAAGACGCTAAAATAAA gttttctctttcagcaattgCACCTCCGCCTACACATCGCTACTACACAAGGGCTAATCACTCACTGCAAATGGATCAGTTAAAGGACGATCTTATCCAGATGAGAACTCAGGTTACTGCTCAGATGGCTTAG